Proteins from a single region of Hymenobacter aquaticus:
- a CDS encoding response regulator, with translation METPTRVLIYEDNSDLRASLSQLLAGSQGLELVGALGNCTQATADVARLTPDVILMDIDMPGINGIEGLKRIKKAAPQVNVVMLTVFEDNDRVFEAICAGADGYLLKKTPPVKLLDAIGEVRLGGAPMTPAIARQVLRLFPRSKPPVAPAEESPANLSAREQEILGLLVEGYSYKMIAADRGISIDTVRSHIKKIYEKLHVRSMTEAVSKALRQGLT, from the coding sequence ATGGAAACTCCCACCCGCGTTCTGATTTACGAAGACAACTCTGACCTGCGGGCCAGCCTGAGCCAGCTGCTCGCCGGCTCCCAGGGCCTGGAGCTGGTGGGGGCGCTGGGCAACTGCACCCAAGCCACGGCCGACGTGGCCCGGCTCACGCCCGACGTGATTCTGATGGACATCGACATGCCCGGCATCAACGGCATCGAGGGCCTGAAGCGCATCAAGAAAGCCGCGCCCCAGGTCAACGTGGTGATGCTCACCGTATTCGAGGATAACGACCGGGTGTTTGAGGCCATCTGCGCCGGCGCCGACGGCTACCTGCTCAAGAAAACGCCCCCCGTGAAGCTGCTCGACGCCATCGGGGAGGTGCGGCTGGGCGGGGCCCCGATGACGCCCGCCATTGCCCGGCAGGTGCTGCGCCTGTTTCCGCGCTCCAAGCCGCCGGTGGCCCCGGCCGAGGAGTCGCCGGCCAACCTCAGCGCCCGCGAGCAGGAAATTCTGGGCTTGCTGGTGGAAGGCTACAGCTACAAGATGATAGCCGCCGACCGCGGCATCAGCATCGACACGGTGCGCTCCCACATCAAGAAAATCTACGAAAAGCTCCACGTGCGCTCCATGACCGAGGCCGTCTCGAAAGCCCTGCGCCAGGGCCTGACCTGA
- a CDS encoding sensor histidine kinase, protein MALLGVLLLGLAVAAPAQPSPALTFRTLTAAQGLSENSVYSIVQDRQGFLWFGTQDGLSRYDGVEFRVFRNDPQRAGSLSSNFILSLAEDQQGRLWVGTGGGGLCRYNPVTGRFQAFEYEQNDVNGLADNFVRVVFCDPQGQVWAGTEGGLHRFVPAKKHFQRFVHAVATEENLRRNSVRAITQTPNGTLWVGTGEGRISFLNRRTGHLQPDPRWAAASAVTCLQPDARGGLWIGTETDGLWYLPATGPARAIGRRPDGPGEAIRALFLDRQHELWVGTNKGLVHYQPATDSFRTYQHQPNAPHSLPDNVVLSVFQDRSGLLWTGTEAGISSFEGRPSAFAAYPEPKGPVWAVGEDGAGRVWVGTESTGLICYDATTGQRRTFRHDPRDPGSLSEDFIRAVCIDTRGRLWVGTQSQGLDCLEPGATRFVHYRHDPAVPGSLSEDFVRTVYQDPKGRLWVGTEGGLNRYNPATNDFTAFRHDPQDPHSLSNNFVRVVHQDRTGLVWVGTGGGGLCRYNPVTRQFVAFRADDHNPRSLSSNFVRSILEDHTGRLWVGTEGGGLCRVDDAARGWFTTFREPQGLPNDVVYGILEDAARNLWLSTNKGLARFTPTNSQFYTFDTRDGLPFDEFNAGGYYRGRGGRLYFGGVQGLVSFVPAAVRTNAVPPPVVLTGFRKFNQPVELDTSITVRRRIELAPSDYFFSLEFAALNFRLPEKNRYAYMLENFDPDWVQAGTKREATYTNLDPGTYTFRVRATNNDGIWNPTGTALTIVVKPHWYSTWWFRVLISWVLFGLLFLAYRLRVRQLLALERVRHNIARDLHDDMGSTLSSISILSQIARTHQHNQRTEQATALLDQIGDSSRRMLDAMDDIVWTINPAHDSMEDVVARMRSFASDVLEARGIDFTFRVDQSVAGLRLNMRARREFFLLFKEAVNNLAKYAQCQQAAIALVYEHHRLVLTVEDDGIGFDPAAPAQGGGNGLTNMRSRAAAMKGVLEIRTAPGKGTVLRLNVPLRS, encoded by the coding sequence ATGGCACTGCTCGGGGTGCTCCTCCTGGGCCTGGCGGTGGCCGCCCCCGCCCAACCGAGCCCCGCCCTGACGTTTCGCACCCTCACCGCGGCGCAGGGCCTGTCGGAAAACAGCGTGTACAGCATCGTGCAGGACCGGCAGGGCTTCCTCTGGTTTGGCACCCAGGATGGCCTGAGCCGCTACGACGGCGTCGAGTTTCGGGTGTTTCGCAACGACCCCCAGCGGGCCGGTAGCCTGAGCAGCAACTTTATCTTGTCGTTGGCCGAAGACCAGCAGGGCCGCCTGTGGGTGGGCACCGGCGGGGGCGGCCTGTGCCGCTACAACCCCGTGACCGGGCGGTTTCAGGCCTTCGAGTACGAGCAGAACGACGTGAACGGCCTGGCCGACAACTTCGTGCGGGTGGTGTTCTGCGACCCGCAGGGCCAGGTGTGGGCCGGCACCGAGGGCGGGCTGCACCGCTTCGTGCCCGCCAAAAAGCATTTTCAGCGCTTCGTGCACGCCGTGGCCACCGAGGAAAACCTGCGGCGCAATTCGGTGCGGGCCATTACCCAAACGCCCAACGGCACGCTGTGGGTGGGCACCGGGGAAGGCCGGATCAGCTTTCTGAACCGGCGCACCGGCCATCTGCAGCCCGACCCGCGCTGGGCCGCCGCCAGTGCCGTAACGTGCCTGCAGCCCGACGCCCGGGGTGGCCTCTGGATTGGTACCGAAACCGACGGGCTCTGGTATTTGCCCGCTACGGGCCCGGCCCGGGCCATCGGCCGGCGCCCCGATGGGCCGGGCGAGGCCATCCGGGCCCTGTTTCTGGACCGCCAGCACGAGTTGTGGGTGGGTACCAACAAGGGGCTGGTGCACTACCAGCCCGCCACCGACTCGTTTCGCACCTACCAGCACCAACCTAACGCCCCGCATTCCCTGCCCGACAACGTGGTGCTGTCCGTGTTTCAGGACCGCTCGGGTCTGCTCTGGACCGGTACCGAGGCCGGCATTAGCAGCTTCGAGGGCCGGCCCAGCGCCTTTGCCGCTTACCCCGAGCCCAAAGGCCCCGTGTGGGCCGTGGGCGAAGATGGCGCCGGGCGCGTGTGGGTGGGCACCGAAAGCACGGGCCTGATCTGCTACGACGCCACCACCGGCCAGCGCCGCACGTTCCGCCACGACCCCCGGGACCCCGGCAGCCTGAGCGAGGATTTTATCCGGGCCGTGTGCATCGACACGCGCGGCCGGCTCTGGGTCGGCACCCAGAGCCAGGGGCTCGACTGCCTGGAGCCCGGCGCCACCCGCTTCGTGCACTACCGCCACGACCCGGCCGTGCCGGGCAGCCTGAGCGAGGACTTCGTGCGCACCGTGTACCAGGACCCCAAGGGCCGGCTCTGGGTGGGCACCGAAGGCGGCCTGAACCGGTACAATCCCGCTACCAACGACTTCACGGCCTTCCGCCACGACCCCCAGGACCCGCACAGCCTGAGCAATAACTTCGTGCGGGTAGTGCACCAGGACCGCACCGGCCTGGTGTGGGTAGGCACCGGCGGGGGCGGCCTGTGCCGCTACAACCCCGTTACCCGGCAGTTCGTGGCCTTTCGCGCCGACGACCACAACCCGCGCAGCCTGAGCAGCAACTTCGTGCGCTCCATCTTGGAAGATCATACCGGCCGCCTGTGGGTGGGCACGGAAGGGGGCGGCCTGTGCCGCGTCGACGATGCGGCGCGCGGGTGGTTTACTACCTTCCGGGAGCCCCAGGGCCTGCCCAACGACGTGGTGTACGGCATTCTGGAAGATGCGGCCCGCAACCTCTGGCTCTCGACCAACAAGGGCCTGGCCCGCTTTACGCCGACCAACAGCCAGTTCTACACCTTCGACACCCGCGACGGGCTGCCGTTCGACGAGTTCAACGCCGGCGGTTACTACCGGGGGCGGGGCGGGCGGCTCTACTTCGGGGGCGTGCAGGGCCTGGTGAGCTTCGTGCCCGCCGCCGTGCGCACCAACGCGGTGCCCCCGCCGGTGGTCCTGACCGGGTTCCGCAAGTTCAACCAGCCCGTCGAGCTGGACACCAGCATCACCGTGCGCCGCCGCATCGAGCTGGCCCCGAGCGACTATTTCTTCTCCTTGGAGTTTGCCGCCCTCAACTTCCGCTTGCCCGAGAAGAACCGCTACGCCTACATGCTCGAAAACTTCGACCCCGACTGGGTGCAGGCCGGCACCAAGCGCGAAGCTACCTACACCAACCTCGACCCGGGCACCTACACCTTCCGGGTGCGGGCCACCAACAACGACGGTATCTGGAACCCGACCGGTACGGCCCTGACCATCGTGGTAAAGCCCCACTGGTACAGCACCTGGTGGTTTCGGGTGCTGATTAGCTGGGTGCTGTTTGGCCTCTTGTTTCTGGCCTACCGCCTGCGGGTGCGCCAGCTGCTGGCCCTCGAGCGGGTGCGCCACAACATTGCCCGCGACCTGCACGACGACATGGGCTCCACGCTCAGCAGCATTTCCATCCTGAGCCAGATTGCCCGCACCCACCAGCACAACCAGCGCACCGAGCAGGCCACCGCCCTGCTCGACCAGATCGGGGACAGCTCCCGCCGCATGCTCGACGCCATGGACGACATCGTCTGGACCATCAACCCAGCCCACGACTCGATGGAAGACGTGGTGGCCCGCATGCGCAGCTTCGCCTCCGACGTGCTCGAAGCCCGCGGCATTGATTTCACGTTCCGCGTCGACCAGTCGGTAGCGGGCCTGCGCCTGAACATGCGGGCCCGCCGCGAGTTTTTCCTGCTCTTCAAGGAAGCCGTAAACAACCTGGCCAAGTACGCGCAGTGCCAGCAGGCCGCTATTGCCCTGGTCTACGAGCACCACCGGCTGGTGCTGACCGTGGAAGACGACGGCATCGGGTTCGACCCCGCCGCCCCGGCCCAGGGCGGCGGCAATGGCCTGACCAACATGCGCAGCCGGGCCGCGGCCATGAAGGGCGTGCTGGAAATCCGGACGGCCCCGGGCAAGGGCACGGTGCTGCGCCTGAACGTGCCGCTAAGGTCCTGA
- a CDS encoding phytanoyl-CoA dioxygenase family protein, whose protein sequence is MSELLPHPSSAETGQLNVQHLKRFWALTQAKRRGQPVALTEQDWRYDNLLLNGLGLPLEETIQYLHGTAPTFDEFEQWVMAKNYGQLAPQQVERLNSIFSGQPYGPALRAHLREIEAYPDVLSAEDLRFWQQHGYVVVRGAIPRAQAMATEQAVWGALGMQPDNPASWYTLPIGKGIMMDFYHHPTLAANRRVLRIQKAFAQLWQTPDLWTTTDRTSFNPPETPGFPFQGPRLHWDVSLQQPFHFGTQGLLYLCDTPAEQGAFCCVPGFHRTLESWLAELPAGTDPRRVNLDAQAVPIAAQAGDFVIWHHLLPHGSSPNRGTYPRIVQYLNMYPVEFRENMAWV, encoded by the coding sequence ATGTCTGAACTGCTACCCCACCCCAGCTCCGCCGAAACCGGGCAGCTGAACGTCCAGCACTTAAAGCGCTTCTGGGCGCTAACCCAGGCCAAGCGGCGGGGCCAGCCGGTGGCCCTGACCGAGCAGGACTGGCGCTACGACAACCTGCTGCTCAACGGGCTGGGCCTGCCGCTGGAAGAAACCATCCAGTACCTGCACGGCACCGCCCCGACCTTCGACGAGTTTGAGCAATGGGTGATGGCCAAAAATTACGGCCAGCTTGCCCCCCAGCAGGTCGAGCGGCTCAACAGCATCTTCTCCGGCCAGCCCTACGGCCCGGCCTTGCGGGCCCACCTGCGCGAAATCGAAGCTTACCCCGACGTGCTGAGCGCGGAGGACCTGCGCTTCTGGCAGCAGCACGGCTACGTCGTCGTGCGCGGGGCCATTCCCCGGGCGCAGGCCATGGCCACCGAGCAGGCCGTGTGGGGAGCCCTGGGCATGCAGCCCGACAACCCGGCTTCCTGGTATACCCTGCCCATCGGCAAGGGCATTATGATGGATTTCTACCACCACCCGACGCTGGCGGCCAACCGGCGGGTGCTGCGGATTCAGAAAGCCTTTGCCCAGCTCTGGCAAACGCCGGATTTGTGGACCACCACCGACCGGACCAGCTTCAATCCGCCCGAAACGCCGGGGTTTCCGTTTCAGGGCCCGCGCCTGCACTGGGACGTGAGTTTGCAGCAGCCTTTCCACTTTGGCACCCAGGGCCTGCTCTACCTCTGCGACACGCCCGCCGAGCAAGGGGCATTCTGCTGCGTGCCCGGCTTTCACCGTACGCTGGAAAGCTGGCTGGCCGAGCTGCCCGCCGGCACCGACCCGCGCCGCGTGAACCTCGACGCGCAGGCCGTGCCCATTGCCGCCCAGGCCGGCGACTTCGTCATCTGGCACCACTTGCTGCCCCACGGCAGCAGCCCCAACCGCGGCACGTATCCGCGCATCGTGCAGTATTTGAACATGTACCCGGTGGAGTTTCGGGAGAATATGGCGTGGGTGTAA
- a CDS encoding transposase has protein sequence MNPHDYRRNLPHLLPPGETVFVTFRLADSLPDGVLEQLREEYQHQEPNEEASYVRQKRYFGKFDALLDHTASGPMWLREAAIGQLVAKALHFFNGRAYSLICYCVMPNHVHLVATIAEAGVPMLRALQSIKAYTARRANKHLNRTGQFWHRESYDHVVRNVPEMQHIIVYTLENPVRAGLTDAWQQWPYSYWIG, from the coding sequence ATGAATCCTCATGATTATCGTCGCAATCTGCCGCACCTGTTGCCGCCAGGCGAAACGGTCTTTGTTACGTTTCGGCTGGCTGATTCCTTGCCGGATGGTGTTCTGGAACAGCTACGCGAAGAATACCAGCACCAAGAGCCAAACGAAGAAGCCTCTTACGTGCGACAAAAGCGGTATTTCGGTAAGTTCGATGCCTTACTTGATCATACTGCCAGTGGTCCAATGTGGCTGCGGGAAGCCGCTATTGGCCAGCTAGTTGCTAAGGCGCTGCACTTCTTCAACGGTCGGGCTTACTCACTTATTTGCTATTGCGTCATGCCCAACCATGTACATCTGGTAGCGACAATAGCAGAGGCTGGAGTGCCTATGCTGCGGGCTTTACAGTCTATAAAAGCTTACACGGCCCGGAGAGCTAATAAACACCTGAATCGGACGGGGCAGTTTTGGCATCGGGAGAGCTACGACCATGTTGTGCGCAATGTCCCAGAAATGCAACATATCATTGTCTACACGCTGGAAAACCCGGTGCGCGCTGGCCTGACGGATGCCTGGCAGCAATGGCCTTATTCGTATTGGATAGGATAA
- the aspS gene encoding aspartate--tRNA ligase, whose product MLRTHTCGELRPDHIGQTVTLTGWVQRTRDKGGILWIDLRDRYGLTQLALEEGVETEEVRAQARELGREFVLSVTGKVAERHSKNDKMPTGGIEIRVEKLEVLNAAKLPPFLIEDETDGGDDLRMKYRYLDLRRNPVRRNLELRHRVAQATRRFLDGQQFIEVETPVLIKSTPEGARDFVVPSRMNPGEFYALPQSPQTFKQLLMVSGFDRYFQIVKCFRDEDLRADRQPEFTQIDCEMSFVTQEDILNTFEKLVQYLFKEVKGLEIGELPRMTYADAMRYYGNDKPDTRFEMKFVELNDVVKGQGFPVFDAAGLVVGINAHNSAMYTRKQLDELTEFVKRPQVGATGLVYARVEADGSVKSSVDKFYAQDELQKWKAAFNAQPGDLLLILAGEPNKTRKALSELRLEMGQRMGLRDKDTFSPLWVVDFPLLEYIEEEGRYFAMHHPFTSPKPEDVALLDSPDTIGEVRANAYDMVINGVEVGGGSIRIHDRAVQARMFSLLGFSDEEAKAQFGFLLDAFEYGAPPHGGIAFGFDRLCSLFGGADSIRDFIAFPKNNSGRDVMIDSPSPISGAQLKELSIATAVEKK is encoded by the coding sequence ATGCTCCGTACGCACACTTGCGGCGAACTTCGCCCCGACCATATTGGCCAAACCGTAACCCTGACCGGCTGGGTGCAGCGCACCCGCGACAAAGGCGGCATCCTCTGGATTGACCTGCGCGACCGGTACGGCCTCACGCAGCTGGCCCTGGAAGAAGGCGTGGAAACCGAGGAAGTGCGCGCCCAGGCCCGGGAGCTGGGCCGCGAGTTTGTGCTCAGCGTGACGGGCAAAGTGGCCGAGCGCCACTCCAAAAACGACAAGATGCCCACCGGCGGCATCGAAATCCGGGTCGAAAAACTGGAAGTGCTCAACGCGGCCAAGCTGCCGCCCTTCCTGATTGAGGACGAAACCGACGGCGGCGACGACCTGCGGATGAAGTACCGCTACCTCGACCTGCGCCGCAACCCGGTGCGCCGCAACCTCGAATTGCGCCACCGCGTGGCCCAGGCCACCCGCCGCTTCCTCGACGGCCAGCAGTTTATCGAAGTGGAAACCCCGGTGCTGATCAAGAGCACGCCCGAAGGCGCCCGCGACTTCGTGGTGCCCTCGCGCATGAACCCCGGCGAGTTTTACGCCCTGCCCCAGTCGCCCCAGACGTTTAAGCAGCTCCTGATGGTGTCGGGCTTCGACCGGTACTTCCAGATCGTGAAGTGCTTCCGCGACGAAGACCTGCGCGCCGACCGCCAGCCGGAGTTCACCCAGATCGACTGCGAAATGTCGTTCGTGACCCAGGAAGACATCCTGAACACGTTCGAAAAGCTGGTGCAGTACCTGTTTAAGGAAGTGAAAGGCCTGGAAATCGGGGAGCTGCCCCGCATGACCTACGCCGACGCCATGCGCTACTATGGCAACGACAAGCCCGACACCCGCTTCGAAATGAAGTTCGTGGAGCTCAACGACGTGGTCAAAGGCCAGGGCTTCCCCGTGTTCGACGCGGCCGGTTTGGTGGTCGGCATCAACGCCCATAACTCGGCCATGTACACCCGCAAGCAGCTCGACGAGCTGACCGAGTTTGTGAAGCGGCCCCAGGTGGGCGCCACCGGCCTGGTGTACGCCCGCGTGGAAGCCGACGGCAGCGTGAAGTCGTCAGTCGACAAGTTCTACGCCCAGGACGAGCTGCAGAAGTGGAAAGCGGCTTTCAATGCCCAGCCCGGCGACCTGCTGCTGATTTTGGCCGGGGAGCCGAACAAAACCCGCAAGGCCCTGAGCGAGCTGCGCCTGGAAATGGGCCAGCGCATGGGTCTGCGCGACAAAGACACCTTCTCGCCCCTGTGGGTCGTGGATTTTCCGCTGCTGGAGTACATCGAGGAGGAAGGCCGCTACTTCGCCATGCACCACCCCTTCACTTCGCCCAAGCCCGAAGACGTGGCCCTGCTCGACTCGCCCGACACCATCGGCGAGGTGCGGGCCAATGCCTACGATATGGTGATTAACGGCGTGGAAGTGGGCGGCGGCTCCATCCGCATCCACGACCGGGCCGTGCAGGCGCGCATGTTCAGCCTGCTCGGCTTCTCGGACGAAGAGGCCAAGGCCCAGTTCGGCTTCCTGCTCGACGCCTTCGAGTACGGCGCCCCGCCCCACGGCGGCATTGCCTTCGGCTTCGACCGGCTCTGCAGCCTCTTCGGCGGCGCCGACTCCATCCGGGACTTCATTGCCTTCCCCAAAAACAACTCCGGCCGCGACGTGATGATTGACTCGCCTTCGCCCATTTCCGGCGCGCAGCTCAAGGAGCTGAGCATTGCTACGGCGGTGGAGAAGAAGTAG
- a CDS encoding nucleoside deaminase, with the protein MSTLTLYSDEQYMREALKQARYALQEEEIPIGAVVVMDKQIIARAYNQTEKLRDVTAHAEMLALTAAANYVGNKYLADCTLYVTVEPCVMCAGASFWAQVKRVVYGAPEEKRGFRRHGNLLHPRTELVAGILGDEAAELMREFFAQRRK; encoded by the coding sequence TTGAGCACATTAACCCTGTATTCCGACGAGCAGTACATGCGGGAGGCGCTGAAGCAGGCGCGCTACGCCCTGCAGGAGGAGGAAATTCCGATTGGGGCGGTGGTCGTGATGGACAAGCAGATCATTGCCCGGGCCTACAACCAGACCGAGAAGCTGCGCGACGTGACAGCCCACGCCGAAATGCTGGCCCTCACGGCGGCGGCCAACTACGTGGGCAACAAGTACCTGGCCGACTGCACGCTCTACGTCACGGTGGAGCCCTGCGTGATGTGCGCCGGGGCCTCGTTCTGGGCCCAGGTGAAGCGCGTGGTGTACGGCGCGCCCGAGGAGAAACGCGGCTTCCGGCGGCACGGCAACCTTTTGCACCCCCGCACCGAGTTGGTGGCAGGCATCCTGGGCGACGAAGCCGCGGAGCTGATGCGGGAGTTTTTCGCGCAACGCCGTAAATAA
- a CDS encoding superoxide dismutase, whose translation MAFELPQLPYAYDALEPYIDAQTMEIHHGKHHQAYVTNLNNAIAGTDMEGKTLEELMHNIASAPAAVRNNGGGHWNHSLFWTILGPNGGGEPTGAVGEAITKAFSSYEKFKEEFTKAATTRFGSGWAWLCKQADGSVQICSTPNQDNPLMPDTGCKGTPVLGLDVWEHAYYLKYQNRRPDYIAAFYNAINWDEVNRRFSEAG comes from the coding sequence ATGGCTTTCGAACTGCCCCAGCTTCCCTACGCCTACGACGCGCTAGAGCCCTATATCGACGCGCAAACGATGGAGATTCACCACGGCAAGCACCATCAGGCCTACGTTACCAACCTCAACAACGCCATTGCCGGCACCGATATGGAAGGCAAGACGCTGGAAGAGCTGATGCACAACATCGCCTCGGCCCCGGCGGCCGTGCGCAACAACGGCGGCGGCCACTGGAACCACTCCCTGTTCTGGACCATTCTGGGCCCGAACGGCGGCGGTGAGCCCACCGGTGCCGTCGGCGAAGCCATTACTAAGGCTTTCAGCTCGTACGAGAAGTTCAAGGAAGAATTCACCAAGGCCGCTACCACGCGCTTCGGCTCGGGCTGGGCGTGGCTGTGCAAGCAGGCCGACGGCTCGGTGCAGATCTGCTCGACGCCCAACCAGGACAACCCGCTGATGCCCGACACCGGCTGCAAAGGCACCCCGGTGCTGGGCCTCGACGTGTGGGAGCACGCCTACTACCTCAAGTACCAGAACCGCCGCCCCGACTACATTGCGGCCTTCTACAACGCCATCAACTGGGACGAGGTAAACCGTCGTTTCAGCGAAGCTGGCTAG
- a CDS encoding winged helix-turn-helix domain-containing protein, whose product MAAPFEELDPLLHSQLRLAVMSLLLSVREAEFTFLKEKTGATAGNLSVQIGKLKEAGYLTMTKEFSGSYPLTRCAITPQGVAAFEAYVQALQRYLKPPDSA is encoded by the coding sequence GTGGCCGCGCCGTTTGAGGAACTCGACCCGCTGCTGCACTCCCAGCTGCGGCTGGCGGTCATGTCGCTCTTGCTGAGCGTGCGCGAGGCCGAGTTTACGTTTCTGAAGGAAAAAACCGGGGCCACGGCCGGCAACCTGAGCGTGCAGATCGGCAAGCTGAAAGAGGCCGGCTACCTGACCATGACCAAGGAGTTCAGCGGCAGCTACCCGCTCACCCGCTGCGCCATTACGCCCCAGGGCGTGGCCGCCTTCGAAGCCTACGTGCAGGCCCTGCAACGCTACCTCAAGCCCCCGGATTCGGCGTGA
- a CDS encoding nucleoside permease — MSTKLRLTILSFLQFFIWGSWLITIGAYWFQTKQWSGAQFGAIFSTMGIASIFMPSLMGIVADKWVNAEKLYGGLHILGGIVLCAVPLVTDPGTMFWVMLLNMIFYMPTLALSIAVSYSVLKKEGFDVVKAYPPIRVWGTIGFIVAMWTVSLLGFEKSASQFYVAAGAAILLGLYSFTLPACPPQSTNTSSQSLMEVLGLKSFAILRDPKMLTFFLFALLLGAALQLTNAYGDTFLHDFDKNPLYQDTLTVKYPAIIMSLSQISETLFILAIPFFLRRFGIKQVMFFSMIAWVLRFGLFAYGNPGGGLWMIILSCIVYGMAFDFFNISGSLFVETQTAPSIRASAQGLFMMMTNGFGAVLGSSVSGIVIEQYFTAADGVTKDWHSIWLAFALYALVIAVLFVLIFKHKHDPHAVQEPHTEPLLTVENA; from the coding sequence ATGAGTACGAAGTTGCGTCTCACTATCCTGAGCTTCTTACAGTTTTTTATCTGGGGCTCGTGGCTGATAACCATTGGCGCGTACTGGTTCCAGACCAAGCAGTGGTCGGGGGCCCAGTTTGGGGCCATTTTCTCGACCATGGGCATTGCGTCGATTTTTATGCCCTCCCTGATGGGTATCGTGGCCGATAAGTGGGTCAATGCCGAAAAGCTGTACGGGGGCCTGCACATCCTGGGCGGCATCGTGCTCTGCGCCGTGCCGCTGGTCACCGACCCCGGCACCATGTTCTGGGTGATGCTGCTGAACATGATTTTCTACATGCCCACGCTGGCCCTTTCCATTGCCGTATCCTACTCGGTGCTGAAAAAAGAAGGCTTCGACGTGGTAAAGGCCTACCCACCCATCCGGGTGTGGGGCACCATCGGCTTCATCGTGGCCATGTGGACGGTGAGCCTGCTGGGCTTCGAGAAATCGGCCAGCCAGTTCTACGTGGCGGCCGGCGCGGCCATTCTGCTGGGCTTGTATTCCTTCACGCTGCCCGCCTGCCCGCCCCAGTCTACCAACACCTCCAGCCAAAGCCTGATGGAAGTATTGGGCCTGAAGTCGTTTGCCATTCTGCGCGACCCGAAGATGCTGACCTTCTTCCTGTTTGCCCTCTTGCTGGGCGCGGCCCTGCAGCTGACCAACGCCTACGGCGACACCTTCCTGCACGATTTCGATAAGAACCCGCTGTACCAGGACACCCTGACGGTGAAGTATCCGGCCATCATCATGTCGCTTTCCCAGATTTCGGAGACGCTGTTTATTCTGGCTATTCCCTTCTTCCTGCGCCGCTTCGGCATCAAGCAGGTAATGTTTTTCAGCATGATAGCCTGGGTGCTGCGCTTTGGCCTGTTCGCCTACGGCAACCCCGGCGGGGGCCTCTGGATGATTATCCTGTCCTGCATCGTCTACGGCATGGCCTTCGACTTCTTCAACATCTCCGGCTCGCTGTTCGTCGAAACCCAGACGGCGCCCTCCATCCGGGCCAGCGCTCAGGGTCTGTTCATGATGATGACCAACGGCTTCGGGGCCGTACTGGGCAGCTCCGTCAGCGGCATCGTCATCGAGCAGTACTTCACGGCCGCCGATGGCGTCACCAAGGACTGGCACAGCATCTGGCTGGCCTTTGCCCTCTACGCGCTGGTTATTGCGGTGCTGTTCGTGCTCATCTTCAAGCACAAGCACGACCCGCACGCCGTGCAGGAGCCGCACACCGAGCCCCTGCTGACGGTGGAAAATGCCTAG
- a CDS encoding nucleoside-diphosphate kinase produces the protein MATNRTFTMIKPDAVQDNHIGGILQMIEEGGFRIVSLKKVQLSAERAGEFYAVHKERPFYGDLVKYMSSGPIVAAILEKDNAVADFRTLIGATNPAQAAEGTIRKKYAKSIEANAVHGSDSDENAQIEGDFYFSADEQF, from the coding sequence ATGGCAACTAACCGCACGTTCACGATGATTAAGCCCGACGCGGTGCAGGACAACCACATTGGTGGCATCCTGCAGATGATCGAAGAGGGTGGCTTCCGCATCGTATCCCTGAAAAAAGTCCAGCTGAGCGCCGAACGCGCCGGCGAATTCTACGCCGTGCACAAGGAGCGCCCCTTCTACGGCGACCTGGTGAAGTACATGTCGTCGGGCCCCATCGTAGCCGCCATCCTGGAGAAGGACAACGCCGTGGCTGATTTCCGCACCCTGATTGGCGCCACCAACCCCGCCCAGGCCGCCGAAGGCACCATCCGGAAGAAATACGCCAAGAGCATCGAAGCCAACGCCGTACACGGCTCGGACTCGGACGAAAACGCTCAGATCGAAGGCGACTTCTACTTCTCGGCCGACGAGCAGTTCTAA